From Pseudorca crassidens isolate mPseCra1 chromosome 15, mPseCra1.hap1, whole genome shotgun sequence, one genomic window encodes:
- the LOC137206550 gene encoding LOW QUALITY PROTEIN: uncharacterized protein C16orf90-like (The sequence of the model RefSeq protein was modified relative to this genomic sequence to represent the inferred CDS: deleted 1 base in 1 codon; substituted 1 base at 1 genomic stop codon), with amino-acid sequence MEALVCAFSQLHIREDAVSWARGRTSHPNMPPNIYVGGLGAXQQQCPSAQGSKPKNLHHLRGLALYLLGHMHSAGQCESHWLSQLMAGGCLPQPEGTVWPLDLPQGALGPGNSHHSALLEAQQPGKYR; translated from the exons ATGGAAGCCTTGGTCTGTGCATTCTCTCAGCTGCACATAAGAGAAG ATGCAGTGAGCTGGGCCCGAGGACGCACCAGTCACCCCAACATGCCACCCAATATCTATGTG GGGGGGCTGGGGGCCTAGCAGCAGCAGTGCCCCAGTGCCCAGGGAAGCAAGCCCAAGAACCTGCACCACCTCCGGGGCCTGGCTCTCTACCTGCTAGGCCACATGCATTCTGCCGGGCAGTGTGAAAGCCATTGGCTGAGCCAGCTCATGGCCGGGGGCTGCCTCCCACAACCCGAGGGCACAGTCTGGCCCCTGGACTTACCACAGGGGGCTCTGGGACCAGGTAACAGTCACCACTCAGCCCTTCTGGAAGCTCAACAGCCTGGGAAATACAGGTGA
- the NAA60 gene encoding N-alpha-acetyltransferase 60 isoform X2 produces MTEVVPSSSLSEVSLRLLCHDDIDTVKHLCGDWFPIEYPDSWYRDITSNKKFFSLAATYRGAIVGMIVAEIKSRTKIHKEDGDILASSFSVDAQVAYILSLGVVKEFRKHGIGSLLLESLKDHISTTAQDHCKAIYLHVLTTNNTAINFYENRDFKQHHYLPYYYSIRGVLKDGFTYVLYINGGHPPWTILDYIQHLGSALANLSPCSIPHRIYRQAHNLLCSFLPWSSISTKGGIEYSRTM; encoded by the exons ATGACAGAGGTGGTGCCATCCAGCTCCCTCAGCGAGGTCAGCCTGCGTCTCCTCTGCCACGATGACATAGACACCGTGAAGCACCTGTGCGGCGACTGGTTCCCCATCGA GTACCCAGACTCATGGTATCGTGATATCACCTCCAACAAGAAGTTCTTTTCCCTTGCCGCAACCTACAGGGGCGCCATCGTGGGAATGATCGTAGCTGAAATAAAAAGTAGGACCAAGATACACAAGGAG GATGGAGATATTCTAGCCTCCAGCTTCTCTGTTGACGCGCAGGTTGCGTACATCCTAAGCCTGGGAGTAGTGAAGGAATTCAGAAAGCACGGCATAG GTTCCCTATTACTTGAGAGTTTAAAAGATCACATATCAACCACCGCCCAGGACCACTGCAAAGCCATCTACTTGCACGTCCTCACTACCAACAATACGGCTATAAACTTCTACGAAAACAGAGACTTCAAGCAGCATCACTATCTCCCCTATTACTATTCCATCCGAGGGGTCCTCAAAGATGGCTTCACCTATGTCCTCTACATCAACGGTGGCCACCCTCCCTGGACCATCCT GGACTACATCCAGCACCTGGGCTCTGCGCTAGCAAACCTGAGCCCCTGTTCCATCCCGCACAGGATCTACCGCCAGGCCCACAACCTGCTCTGCAGCTTCCTGCCATGGTCAAGCATCTCCACCAAGGGCGGCATCGAGTACAGCCGGACCATGTGA
- the NAA60 gene encoding N-alpha-acetyltransferase 60 isoform X1, translating into MTEVVPSSSLSEVSLRLLCHDDIDTVKHLCGDWFPIEYPDSWYRDITSNKKFFSLAATYRGAIVGMIVAEIKSRTKIHKEDGDILASSFSVDAQVAYILSLGVVKEFRKHGIGSLLLESLKDHISTTAQDHCKAIYLHVLTTNNTAINFYENRDFKQHHYLPYYYSIRGVLKDGFTYVLYINGGHPPWTILYPFSFGGEVLWLPSRARVPAGAVVAFTWHPQGQAHGTRYCCGQVWPAHLGK; encoded by the exons ATGACAGAGGTGGTGCCATCCAGCTCCCTCAGCGAGGTCAGCCTGCGTCTCCTCTGCCACGATGACATAGACACCGTGAAGCACCTGTGCGGCGACTGGTTCCCCATCGA GTACCCAGACTCATGGTATCGTGATATCACCTCCAACAAGAAGTTCTTTTCCCTTGCCGCAACCTACAGGGGCGCCATCGTGGGAATGATCGTAGCTGAAATAAAAAGTAGGACCAAGATACACAAGGAG GATGGAGATATTCTAGCCTCCAGCTTCTCTGTTGACGCGCAGGTTGCGTACATCCTAAGCCTGGGAGTAGTGAAGGAATTCAGAAAGCACGGCATAG GTTCCCTATTACTTGAGAGTTTAAAAGATCACATATCAACCACCGCCCAGGACCACTGCAAAGCCATCTACTTGCACGTCCTCACTACCAACAATACGGCTATAAACTTCTACGAAAACAGAGACTTCAAGCAGCATCACTATCTCCCCTATTACTATTCCATCCGAGGGGTCCTCAAAGATGGCTTCACCTATGTCCTCTACATCAACGGTGGCCACCCTCCCTGGACCATCCTATATCCTTTCTCTTTCGGGGGTGAGGTATTGTGGCTTCCTAGCAGGGCCCGTGTGCCAGCTGGAGCTGTGGTTGCCTTCACGTGGCATCCACAAGGCCAAGCTCATGGGACCAGATATTGTTGTGGGCAGGTCTGGCCGGCACATCTTGGGAAATGA